Proteins from a single region of Lachnospiraceae bacterium:
- the spoIIID gene encoding sporulation transcriptional regulator SpoIIID, whose amino-acid sequence MKDYIEERAIEVGLFVVEHGATVRQTAQHFGISKSTVHKDITARLVHIKPELASRAKAVLQINKAERHIRGGLATKEKYRHEAY is encoded by the coding sequence TTGAAGGACTATATTGAAGAGAGGGCCATCGAAGTCGGACTGTTTGTGGTAGAACACGGCGCAACTGTGCGGCAGACGGCGCAGCATTTTGGAATCAGCAAAAGTACGGTGCATAAGGATATTACGGCGCGTCTTGTGCACATAAAGCCGGAGCTGGCAAGCCGCGCAAAGGCGGTGCTGCAGATCAATAAGGCGGAGCGCCATATACGGGGCGGTCTGGCGACAAAAGAGAAATACAGGCATGAGGCGTATTGA
- a CDS encoding rod shape-determining protein: protein MFSTSIGIDLGTSTVLVYVRGKGIILREPSVVAIRREEQTRIEAVGQAAYEMLGRTPKTLHTIRPLSGGVISNYQYTEKMLKYFVQRTIGKRLVKPVVAVCIPCKVTEVERKAFTDACYQVGARSVHMIEEPIAAAMGAGLDISRPNGCMIIDIGGGTADIAVISLGGIVVSTSVKVAGDDFDEAIIRHIKKKYNLLIGERTAENIKIQIGTVSENEDEVVMEVKGRHMITGLPVSVMVSSYDVREALQESVRTLVEAVHGILEQTPPELAADIYEHGIVMTGGGSLLRGIDEMISRETQMNVFVADDAISCVAIGTGRYVEQLAEKRK from the coding sequence ATGTTTTCAACGAGTATTGGGATTGATTTGGGCACGTCCACTGTGCTGGTATATGTAAGAGGAAAAGGAATTATTTTGAGAGAGCCTTCGGTGGTCGCCATCCGCAGGGAAGAGCAGACCCGCATCGAGGCAGTAGGGCAGGCGGCCTATGAGATGCTGGGCCGAACACCCAAAACGCTGCATACCATCCGTCCATTAAGCGGAGGAGTCATCTCCAATTATCAATACACGGAGAAAATGCTGAAATACTTTGTGCAAAGAACGATTGGAAAACGCCTTGTTAAGCCGGTGGTGGCTGTGTGCATCCCCTGCAAGGTGACGGAGGTGGAGCGAAAGGCGTTTACCGATGCCTGTTATCAGGTGGGAGCCAGAAGCGTACATATGATTGAAGAGCCTATTGCGGCGGCGATGGGGGCTGGACTGGATATATCGAGGCCGAATGGCTGTATGATCATTGATATAGGCGGGGGCACGGCTGATATTGCTGTGATTTCTCTGGGCGGCATTGTCGTCAGCACTTCCGTTAAGGTGGCGGGTGATGATTTTGACGAGGCGATTATCCGGCATATCAAGAAAAAATATAACCTGCTGATCGGCGAACGGACAGCGGAAAATATTAAGATTCAGATCGGAACCGTAAGTGAAAATGAGGACGAGGTCGTGATGGAGGTTAAAGGCCGGCATATGATTACAGGCCTGCCGGTGAGCGTCATGGTTTCGAGCTACGATGTGCGGGAGGCGCTGCAGGAGTCCGTCAGGACCTTGGTGGAAGCAGTGCATGGCATTTTAGAGCAAACGCCGCCGGAGCTGGCCGCTGACATCTATGAACACGGCATTGTGATGACGGGCGGAGGCAGCCTGCTGCGCGGAATCGATGAAATGATCAGCCGGGAGACGCAGATGAATGTTTTTGTAGCGGATGATGCGATTTCCTGTGTGGCCATCGGTACAGGACGATATGTAGAGCAGCTGGCCGAAAAAAGAAAATGA
- a CDS encoding ATP-dependent RecD-like DNA helicase, whose protein sequence is MAGQEQIAGYVIECIFENADTGYKVLEVESDDGLQLMTVVGIMPDLQVGERIEASGHWKEHNTYGEQFEVASFLRALPKDREAMERYLASGVIKGVGAALAHRIVEHFGDDTFKRIEAEPERLAEIKGISSAKACEIGEQFAAQRAAREAMVFLQGLGLTPTMAMRVYKEFGEKTVSLLSSNPYAMAERVQGIGFRRADEIARQMGIPEESPGRIRGAIRFVLQNAAGEGHTYLPQDKLQDEVYRLIGIEGIPVENGITESVLEGQLVQKREQEQERVYLKSYYQAEAGVARKLTELSLFQRSLEAEKYRARLQAVEEKQHIELSEEQREAVLAGLQQGVLIITGGPGTGKTTIINALLELLDEDHQKYLLAAPTGRAAKRMTEATGREAKTIHRLLEIQFGLAEDSGRQIFQRDAEHPLEADVIILDEVSMIDVSLMHHLLKAVMPGSRLILAGDQDQLPSVGAGNVLKDMIQSGAVAVRKLTKIYRQAAMSDIVVGAHRINQGEYPVFNQKNTDFFFMKRRVKEDVIRTMIEVILKRMPKFAKCSPVDDIQVLTPMKRGFLGVENLNPRLQEALNPRSAKKAELEFRDMVFREGDKVMQIKNNYNMAWKVLNRYGYPLEEGDGVFNGDVGRIKQINPKARTLTVLFDDKRQVEYDYMELEELELAYAITIHKSQGTESPVIILPLHSGPDILLSRNLLYTAVTRAKRYAVIIGDEAVVHKMVDNDRQAVRYSSLGVRLRELAALAEGIEERSES, encoded by the coding sequence TTGGCGGGACAGGAGCAGATTGCAGGCTATGTCATTGAATGCATCTTTGAAAATGCCGATACGGGTTACAAGGTGCTGGAGGTAGAATCCGATGACGGCCTGCAGCTCATGACGGTGGTGGGCATCATGCCCGATTTGCAGGTCGGAGAGCGCATCGAGGCCAGCGGACACTGGAAAGAGCATAATACTTACGGAGAGCAATTTGAGGTTGCTTCTTTTTTGCGCGCACTTCCAAAGGACCGCGAGGCCATGGAGCGATATCTGGCCTCCGGCGTGATCAAGGGCGTGGGCGCCGCGCTGGCGCATCGGATCGTAGAGCATTTTGGGGATGATACCTTTAAGCGCATCGAAGCGGAGCCGGAGCGCCTGGCCGAGATTAAAGGAATCAGCAGTGCAAAAGCCTGCGAGATCGGCGAGCAGTTTGCGGCGCAGCGAGCGGCCAGAGAGGCCATGGTGTTTTTGCAGGGGTTGGGCCTGACGCCCACAATGGCCATGCGGGTTTATAAGGAATTTGGCGAAAAAACCGTCTCCCTTCTCAGCAGCAATCCCTATGCGATGGCAGAGCGGGTACAAGGAATCGGATTTCGGCGGGCCGATGAGATCGCCCGGCAGATGGGCATCCCCGAGGAATCACCAGGACGGATCCGCGGTGCCATCCGTTTTGTGCTGCAAAATGCCGCAGGAGAAGGACACACCTATCTGCCGCAGGATAAGCTGCAGGATGAAGTGTACCGTCTGATCGGCATCGAAGGCATCCCAGTCGAAAACGGCATTACCGAATCAGTCCTTGAAGGACAGCTGGTACAAAAAAGAGAGCAGGAGCAGGAGCGCGTCTATCTAAAGAGCTATTATCAGGCCGAAGCGGGCGTGGCCCGCAAATTGACGGAGCTTTCGCTTTTTCAGCGTAGCCTAGAAGCGGAGAAGTACCGGGCGAGGCTGCAGGCAGTTGAAGAAAAACAGCATATAGAGCTCTCGGAGGAGCAGCGGGAGGCTGTATTGGCCGGCCTGCAGCAGGGGGTACTCATCATTACGGGAGGCCCTGGAACCGGGAAAACGACGATCATCAATGCACTTCTGGAGCTGCTGGACGAGGATCATCAAAAATATTTGCTGGCTGCGCCTACTGGCCGTGCGGCTAAAAGAATGACAGAGGCCACGGGCCGTGAGGCCAAAACGATTCACCGGCTGCTGGAGATTCAGTTTGGGCTTGCGGAGGATAGCGGAAGGCAGATTTTTCAGAGAGATGCAGAGCATCCTCTGGAAGCGGATGTGATTATTTTAGATGAGGTGTCCATGATCGATGTCAGCCTTATGCACCATCTGTTAAAGGCAGTGATGCCGGGAAGCCGTCTGATTCTGGCGGGAGATCAGGATCAGCTGCCCTCGGTGGGAGCCGGCAATGTGCTGAAAGATATGATTCAAAGCGGCGCAGTGGCGGTTCGCAAGCTGACCAAGATCTACCGGCAGGCAGCGATGAGCGATATTGTAGTCGGGGCGCACCGGATCAATCAAGGGGAATACCCTGTATTTAATCAAAAAAATACGGATTTCTTTTTTATGAAGAGAAGGGTTAAAGAAGATGTAATCCGGACTATGATTGAAGTTATTTTAAAAAGAATGCCTAAGTTTGCTAAATGCTCGCCTGTGGATGATATTCAGGTGCTTACGCCGATGAAGCGCGGTTTTCTTGGTGTGGAAAATCTGAATCCGCGCCTGCAGGAGGCATTAAACCCCCGTTCAGCAAAAAAAGCAGAGCTTGAATTCCGGGATATGGTTTTTCGCGAGGGCGATAAAGTCATGCAGATCAAAAATAATTATAATATGGCCTGGAAGGTGCTCAATCGCTATGGATATCCGCTGGAAGAAGGAGACGGCGTGTTTAATGGCGACGTAGGAAGGATTAAGCAGATTAATCCGAAAGCGCGGACGCTGACGGTGCTGTTTGATGACAAGCGCCAGGTGGAGTATGACTATATGGAGCTGGAGGAACTGGAGCTGGCATATGCGATCACGATCCATAAATCACAGGGCACAGAGAGCCCGGTGATCATTCTTCCCCTGCATAGTGGTCCGGATATCCTGCTGAGCCGCAATCTGTTGTATACAGCTGTCACCAGAGCCAAGCGCTATGCGGTGATTATTGGCGATGAGGCAGTGGTACACAAAATGGTGGATAATGACCGGCAGGCGGTGCGGTATTCTTCTCTGGGCGTACGTCTCAGGGAGCTGGCTGCTCTGGCCGAGGGAATAGAAGAAAGGAGCGAGAGCTGA
- a CDS encoding ComF family protein, translating into MDRKEEKQRESALCSLCRWQDYQNPQAEGPEGRCALLYEERLREAIRQLKYEGKKAYGAYFARWMLEEGGSWAAEQGFDRMTAVPLARSRMRLRGYNQAEVIARELSRLCRVPYEELLERRRETEAQSALGAAMRGHNMEGVFAVRPGSRTPRHICLVDDIYTTGSTVRACREALEQAWPEVRVTYWVLAGRISSNFSDSA; encoded by the coding sequence TTGGACCGAAAAGAGGAGAAGCAAAGGGAAAGTGCCCTTTGCAGCCTCTGCCGGTGGCAGGATTATCAAAATCCGCAGGCAGAAGGGCCAGAGGGGCGCTGTGCATTATTGTATGAGGAGAGGCTCAGAGAAGCGATCCGGCAGTTAAAATATGAAGGAAAGAAAGCATATGGAGCCTACTTTGCCAGATGGATGCTGGAGGAGGGCGGAAGCTGGGCGGCAGAGCAGGGCTTCGACCGGATGACGGCCGTGCCGCTGGCAAGAAGCCGCATGCGCCTGCGCGGATACAATCAGGCAGAGGTGATTGCCAGAGAGCTTTCCCGGCTGTGCCGGGTGCCTTATGAGGAGCTTCTGGAGAGGCGCCGCGAGACGGAGGCGCAAAGCGCGCTGGGGGCGGCGATGCGAGGGCATAATATGGAGGGTGTATTTGCGGTAAGGCCTGGCAGCAGGACGCCTAGGCATATTTGCTTGGTGGATGATATTTATACAACCGGCAGCACGGTGAGAGCCTGCCGGGAAGCGCTTGAGCAGGCATGGCCGGAGGTGCGCGTGACGTATTGGGTGCTGGCGGGACGGATTTCGTCAAATTTTTCAGATAGCGCTTGA
- the rpmG gene encoding 50S ribosomal protein L33 yields MRTRVTLECTECKQRNYNTSKDKKKHPDRMETKKYCRFCQRHTLHKETK; encoded by the coding sequence GTGCGAACCAGAGTAACATTAGAGTGCACAGAGTGTAAACAGCGGAATTACAACACGTCGAAAGACAAAAAGAAACACCCCGATAGGATGGAAACCAAGAAGTATTGTCGTTTCTGTCAGCGGCACACCCTTCACAAGGAGACCAAATAA
- the secE gene encoding preprotein translocase subunit SecE, translated as MFSFKELKSEFKRITWPGKKEIAQKTGITLLVCAIMSIIIGIYDLFFNWIMRKLEDIFL; from the coding sequence ATGTTTAGTTTTAAAGAACTAAAAAGCGAATTTAAGAGAATTACCTGGCCTGGCAAGAAAGAGATTGCGCAAAAGACAGGGATCACTCTGCTTGTATGTGCTATCATGTCGATCATCATCGGTATCTATGATTTGTTCTTTAATTGGATTATGCGAAAATTGGAAGATATTTTCCTATAA
- the nusG gene encoding transcription termination/antitermination protein NusG produces the protein MAEEAKWYVVHTYSGYENKVKESIEKTVGNRNMQEQIFEVQVPLEDSVEEKNGKQVVVQRKVFPGYVLINMIMNDDTWYVVRNTRGVTGFVGPGSKPVALSEEEVRKLGISSAQYKIDVEIGESVQVMNGPFEGSVGEIKEIRQDEGLVVVDLSIFGRETPVELSFEHIKKI, from the coding sequence ATGGCAGAAGAAGCTAAATGGTATGTAGTCCACACGTATTCCGGATACGAAAATAAAGTGAAGGAAAGCATTGAAAAGACTGTCGGCAACCGCAATATGCAGGAGCAGATCTTTGAGGTGCAGGTTCCGTTAGAGGACAGCGTGGAGGAGAAAAACGGCAAGCAGGTCGTTGTGCAAAGGAAGGTTTTTCCCGGATATGTTCTGATCAATATGATTATGAATGATGACACCTGGTATGTCGTTCGCAATACCCGTGGTGTTACCGGTTTTGTAGGTCCCGGATCTAAGCCGGTGGCTCTTTCAGAAGAAGAGGTGCGAAAGCTGGGAATCAGCTCTGCTCAGTATAAAATTGACGTAGAGATCGGAGAGAGCGTTCAGGTGATGAATGGTCCCTTCGAGGGTTCCGTCGGTGAGATCAAGGAGATCCGTCAGGACGAGGGTCTGGTTGTGGTCGACCTTTCTATCTTTGGAAGAGAGACACCCGTAGAGCTTAGCTTCGAGCATATCAAGAAAATCTAA
- the rplK gene encoding 50S ribosomal protein L11 — protein sequence MAKKISGYIKLQIPAGKATPAPPVGPALGQHGVNIQAFTKEFNARTANDAGMIIPVVITVYQDKSFTFVTKTPPAAILIKKACGIQSGSGNPKKTKVASLKKEQVEEIAKLKMRDLNAASVETAVKMIAGTARSMGITVEE from the coding sequence ATGGCTAAGAAGATTTCAGGTTATATTAAGCTGCAGATTCCCGCAGGTAAAGCTACTCCTGCTCCTCCGGTTGGCCCTGCACTGGGTCAGCATGGTGTGAACATTCAGGCTTTTACAAAGGAATTTAATGCAAGAACCGCAAATGACGCAGGAATGATTATTCCTGTTGTGATCACAGTGTATCAGGACAAGAGTTTTACATTTGTAACCAAAACTCCCCCTGCTGCAATTTTGATTAAAAAGGCTTGCGGTATCCAGTCCGGCTCCGGCAACCCGAAGAAAACCAAGGTTGCTTCTTTGAAGAAGGAGCAGGTAGAGGAAATTGCGAAGCTGAAAATGAGAGATTTAAATGCTGCTAGTGTTGAGACGGCTGTTAAGATGATTGCCGGTACGGCCCGCAGCATGGGTATTACAGTAGAAGAATAA
- the rplA gene encoding 50S ribosomal protein L1, which produces MKRGKKYLEAVKKYDRAAQYSPAEAIANVLAMAPAKFDETVEAHIRLGVDGRHADQQVRGAVVLPHGTGKTVRVLVFAKGDKAKEAEAAGADYVGAEDMVSKIQSENWFEFDVVVATPDMMGLVGRLGRVLGPKGLMPNPKSGTVTPDVARAIADIKAGKVEYRLDKTNIIHVSFGKVSFGQDKLVENFHTLIGAIIKARPAAAKGQYIRSLTLSSTMGPGVKISPVRAEE; this is translated from the coding sequence ATGAAAAGAGGAAAGAAATATTTAGAAGCTGTTAAGAAGTACGATAGAGCTGCTCAATACAGCCCGGCTGAGGCTATTGCCAATGTACTGGCTATGGCTCCTGCAAAATTTGACGAGACCGTGGAAGCTCACATTCGGCTTGGTGTAGACGGACGTCATGCAGATCAGCAGGTGCGTGGTGCGGTAGTGCTTCCGCATGGTACCGGCAAGACTGTACGTGTTTTAGTATTTGCTAAAGGCGATAAGGCAAAAGAGGCTGAGGCAGCTGGTGCGGACTATGTGGGCGCAGAGGATATGGTTTCCAAAATCCAGAGTGAAAACTGGTTTGAATTTGATGTCGTTGTGGCAACGCCCGATATGATGGGATTGGTTGGCCGTTTGGGACGTGTGCTGGGACCGAAGGGTTTGATGCCCAACCCCAAATCCGGAACTGTAACGCCGGATGTGGCCAGAGCCATTGCAGATATCAAAGCTGGTAAGGTAGAGTATCGTTTAGATAAGACCAATATCATTCATGTTAGCTTTGGAAAGGTATCCTTTGGCCAGGATAAGCTGGTAGAGAATTTCCACACTTTGATTGGTGCTATTATAAAGGCAAGACCTGCTGCGGCAAAGGGTCAGTATATCCGCAGCCTGACTCTGAGCTCCACGATGGGCCCAGGAGTTAAGATCAGTCCTGTGCGCGCCGAGGAGTAA
- a CDS encoding 50S ribosomal protein L10, with amino-acid sequence MAKIEAKQVVVDEIKSKLEKAEGVVLVSSRGLTVAQDTEMRKALREAGVDYKVYKNTMVNFAIKGTAFEALAPHLEGPTAVAISYDDATAGARELDSFVAKFEPLQFKGGVVAGEYYDEKAIEKVAKIPSKNELLSRLLGSFKSPMSSLARVVNEIAKKNGGTAEAATEAAE; translated from the coding sequence GTGGCTAAGATTGAAGCAAAACAGGTTGTTGTTGATGAGATTAAGAGCAAGCTGGAAAAAGCAGAAGGCGTAGTGCTGGTAAGCTCCCGCGGCTTAACCGTTGCACAGGACACTGAGATGCGTAAAGCGCTGCGTGAAGCTGGTGTGGACTACAAGGTATATAAAAACACCATGGTGAACTTTGCTATCAAAGGTACAGCCTTTGAGGCGCTGGCACCTCATCTGGAAGGGCCTACCGCTGTTGCGATCAGCTATGATGATGCGACGGCAGGCGCACGTGAGCTGGATTCTTTTGTTGCCAAGTTCGAGCCCCTGCAGTTCAAGGGCGGTGTTGTAGCTGGCGAATACTATGATGAGAAGGCGATTGAAAAGGTTGCTAAGATTCCTTCCAAAAACGAGTTGCTTTCCAGATTGCTTGGAAGCTTTAAGTCTCCGATGTCTTCCCTTGCTCGTGTGGTTAACGAGATTGCAAAGAAAAACGGAGGCACAGCAGAGGCTGCAACAGAAGCTGCTGAATAA
- the rplL gene encoding 50S ribosomal protein L7/L12, with the protein MAKLSVQEIIDALKELSVMELNELVTACEEEFGVSAAAGVMVAAGPAAAAEEEKTEFDVELTDAGAQKIKVIKVVREITGLGLKEAKELVESAPKVLKEGASKEDAEALKKQLEEVGAKITLK; encoded by the coding sequence ATGGCTAAACTTAGCGTACAAGAGATTATCGATGCTCTGAAAGAGCTTTCCGTTATGGAGCTGAACGAGCTGGTTACCGCATGTGAAGAAGAATTCGGCGTATCCGCTGCTGCAGGTGTGATGGTTGCTGCAGGTCCGGCTGCTGCTGCTGAAGAGGAGAAGACTGAGTTTGATGTTGAGCTGACCGATGCAGGCGCTCAGAAGATCAAAGTCATCAAAGTTGTTCGTGAGATCACCGGTCTGGGCCTGAAAGAGGCTAAGGAACTGGTTGAGTCCGCTCCCAAAGTACTGAAGGAAGGCGCTAGCAAGGAAGATGCAGAAGCTCTGAAGAAACAGCTGGAAGAAGTTGGCGCAAAGATTACCTTAAAATAA